Genomic segment of Oscarella lobularis chromosome 13, ooOscLobu1.1, whole genome shotgun sequence:
TTCCCAACCTTTTGGTGCAAACCGCTAGCGATTGCTAAATGGCATTCCAGGCAGGATCGAATGACTTGGAACCCGTTCCTCAAAGCGAcctcgatttcttttcgattCGGATTTTCGGCCTTCTTAAgaatttcgatttcttctcgtcgaagccgaGCGACGGAACGATTTCCCCAAGCGCAGTACCGATGAGAGGATGGCAAGCCGCGAACTGCATCCAAGCACTTGTCTAGCTCCTCGCGAAATTCTTTGAGACACGAAAGCGAATTCTcggcctttttcttcgacgcgAGAGCCTTTGAAACATGGCTGTAGGCTTGATATAACATAAGGCGAGGTGAATCTGGCGACTTCTCTTTGAAAGGTTTAATAGCGCTCTGACTACCTTCGTGCGACTTCGTCATAAGTCTAATAGCTTCCTTATAACTTTCGTGGGCCTTGGTGTAATTCTTTTGTCCCaattgcgcgcgagcgatATTTGCCAGCAGAGCAGCGTGATTGGCATCACTGACGGGAAAAGCGTGACGTAGCTGCTTTTGTACTTCAGTAAGTAGCACCAAAGCGCGCTCGAATTCTCGACCGTCCATCAGAATTTCGGCCTCAACCTGCTTCATTTGACTAAGGCACTTCTCGACGTCagatcttttctctccttttgTTTGCCTTTCTTTCAAGATGTCGTTTAGAATAGCCtttccttcttcgacgtctttcaaaGCATCCGGCAAGCAtccaagacgacgatctACAGTGGCAAGATGCATGCATATACGCCTCAGCTTGTTGTAGTTTTGTCGTTCTGTCCGACTCCTGCAGACATCGTGACAGGAGATCCCGCGCTTCCAAACTTCCTCCCAGAAGGGATTTCATATAACCGCAGCGAAGAACGAGCTCGGCGTCGAAGAGATTGTGCTCTCGCATGTATTCCACACACCGAATGGCATGCGGATACAGAGCACTGCAGAAAGACCAGTCACTCTGTGACTTTTCCAATGCAGATGTCAGTATTTTGCAGAGCGACTCCAAGGtagcaatttttccttcgctCTTCTGTCGCTGTCGAAATTCTGCGGCAATTTCCGTGTGAACGCTCAACGACTGCCTGTCATCTGTGTACGTGAGAAGTCCGTAAGCCTCGAGCCGATTGGCCAAAATAATCACGTTCACTTTCGATTCTCgatctcgtttttctttttcttcgatgtTATCAACGTGTGCTCGGTCCTTGCTGAAGCCTATATCGCTGAATTCAAACAGACGTAAGGGAACCGATGTCACATCGCAATATCCTAGATGATTCATAAGATTCGTCAGCAAAGGCAATCCCGACACGAGAGTATTTAGAATGTCGCTGCGGGAAGCCGATAGTAATCGCGTCTCGTCATACTTTCCAAAGCATTTGTGGAGATAAGAAGTGAAGCCCAGTTTCTCGCTACGCAAAAATGAAATGATGACCGTCATATACAGAGGATGTCCATTTACAGTTTCCGCAATCGTGCGCGCAGCTTTATTCTCCGTCTCGCTTTGGAAAACTTCGCAGTTGTCGCAAAGAGCACGTGTAACGTCGTCTCTGCCTAATGGGTCAAGCTTCTCTATCCCGCTGTTGGGTATTAATGAAGACAGATATTCCGGCACGGCATCCGCTTTTGTTGCTGTAGTAAGAAGATGCattgtgtcttcttttatcTTTGGAGGGAAGTCGGGCATTTCGTCAAACGTCTTCTGGTCAGTGAGCCCGTCAATTACGACGAGAAGCGGCCCTTTCGTGGCCTTTTCCCTTATCCAATTTCGCGCTTGCTCTAGCtgttcaagaagaagaacgtttTGAGCTTTGGCGTTGTCTGGCGAGGACGAACAGTTACTAGCAACGCACAGCTGCAAGGATTCGGGACTAGACGCATCAAGCCACAGCAGAGTGCCGTAGTTGATTTTGATTCGATCAACGACGCAGTGAGCCAAGGACGTTTTATCTGAAGCCGTGAATGACAACAGATTTGCGTTCTTGTAAGAGTTCCTGCACTCGTTTTATTTGTTCTTCTCTACCAACGACGTGTCCTGTTTCAAACTTAGGCCGACCAAACTCTTCGCAGTCTGACAAGGCTGTTCTGAGATGATCTAGAGTAACGGAACCGGAAGGTAGGTCGAAAGAACCTAAAGGAAACAATAGTATTATTGAAGAAAGCCAAATCATGGGCTTACTGTGGCCAAGAGCTTCGCGAAACGCGTTAGAAACACCCCTTTCCTGCAGCTGGTCAAAATAAGCGATCAGATCTTCTTCTTTAAGCGTGAAAATATCATCGTAATAGGCAtcgccgttgccgtggcAAACTtgattcttcttcgactttgTTAGCTTATCTCGAAGGTGCCGCCACACTGCAGATGGCAGATCGTCTACGGTTTTGATTCCCTTGAGACGGAAAAATACGGTGGCAATTTCCTTCAAGTTGTCCGTTTGTGGAGTACTAAACACTGCACAAAAATGATCTTAGCTCAAGTCGTCCTAGCAACTACATCACGTTTCTAACAGATGGCTAATGCGCACCATGCAGTTTAGATATAAATGTATACCGCTAACTGAACCGATATTGAAAGTGGGTGTGGTTAAAGTCCTCCTACCTTCTTTGCCATCGGCCGGTACTTGCAGACTTTGAACTTCAATTTTGAGCACAGAAAGAGTTCTTAGGACGTCGACAGCGCTCAGTCCTCCCGATTTAAACTTTGAAGCGTTGTCGAGGAGGCCATAAAACGCTCTCCAGAGGAGCTCTGGGAACGCCCGCTCTGGGAAGTCGGCCCTCTGATGCTTTTGGTTTTCCTGCTCGCGTTCGATCATGAATCTAATCGCTCCCACTGTGAAACCGAGTCGCTCGGCAGCGCGACTCCAGGAATCGCTTCCACTTCCAGACTCGGGGCGGTCCTCTGCTTCCGACATTGAAACTGATCTAATATGTGGGTTGCACGGGAACGCCTGAGTAAACAACCGGGATTTCAAACGGTGGGAAGGGAGCTAGCACAAAAGGCCCCTTCTCTCTACTGTCCTACGTAAAAGAAGAGCTTGAACGTTACATATGAAGATGAAGAGTTCTATTACGGTATTTCGTCGTGTCCGCCGCGTCCATGCAGTCTTCCTGCCGCGTAGAAGTATGTATTATAACGGCATTACTTTTGGCCTTCGTTGTTGCTGTGTCTCTCCCAAGCCGTCAAAGGCTTTTTGCAGTCGATTTAGGGCTGATCAAACCCTTTGTagtagaaaacgaaggaaaacCCGTCCTAGGAATAAACAAACCGGAAAAAGGGACCCTCTGTAATCGCTGCGGCTGTGTATGTAGCCAGCTGCTGCGCTGCAGCTAATGTCTCCGCTGCTTGTTTTCATAGGCGAGGGCTTTCTTTGCGCGGCTGGATGGGACACAAAGAATCTGAGGAACTCTAATAAGGTAAGCGACGCGTTTGCTCtacgttcgtcgattttttaccGCCAACGCTAAGCAGAAGAAACCGAACAGAGGTCTGCACGCTTGAATTTTTGTTTAGCAAAGAAGATTACATTTATAATCGTTATTGCCTATTTCGTATTAGGTGGCGGAATGTTCTGGAAGGTtcgtgtcgacgtcgtttgcagTGAAACGTCCAATCGCCGCCTTCGTTCTGATCTAATTAATGAACACGTGATCTAATAGACTACCAGTTGACATCATCAGAGTGAATGCGGGTCGAAAAAACGACCCTCTGCGAACACAATGGTAGGACATAACGTCAGCAGCGCAGGCTCAAGAACGGTAAATGATCTATGCTAAGCTAGTCGTACATTCGCGCGTCACCGATGCGCGTCGCCGATGCACAATTAATTACGTGACTAATCGCGCGCTGTTGTGTGCGAATGTCTTTGCTAAAAAAATGTACACTTCATCAAGCAGAAATGCGCTGACGCGTCATTCCGTCAGTGCCCGGTCACGCCCACAAAAATCCCCAGTCCCaacgttattaattaattcgatGACTAATAATCAGTCCAATTCGCGTCAAATTTTTTACTAACCGTCTTTCATTTCTATAGACTCGACTAACTGGGAAATATAGTCGATTTCAATTTGTACCGGTATATCTCGCTTTTTTAGCAACTTCTACACGTGGTAagctttcgcttcgaattAATTGAAAGAGCTAAATTGACGTGCAGGCTATCCTACGTCAAATATACATTCTCTTCCGGTTAACGTCATCAGTCAAGACACCTACTATGAGCCTCAAGATAACACCAATTATTATGCAAAATTATCTTGCAACTATACGGGAGTCGGTAGCGGGCCGTGTGCCGTCGCAAACGTTACGTGGATCGTTCTAAAGGATCACGAGGAGTTGACGATCGACGGGAGGAGAGCGGCGAACAACTCCGGTCCACCAGCTACATTCGTCGTTCCGGAGCCTGGTTGCGTTCAACACCTTAAAGTCGCAATCACACCCGGCCAAGGATCCTCATATCTCTACGCGTGTCGAATCACCGACATCGCTGGGGTCGACTATGACAGTCAAACCGTGTCTCTCAAAAATTATAGTAAGGCTCTGAATTCTTTGATAGCAATATTACGGTACGAAGGCTCGCGTTAATTTAGTCCAACTTAAAGGAAAGAGAGTTTCTAAAGCGGTGCCCGTCGGATCGGACTTTGAGATAGTATGTCCGTCCGAGAACGACAAGCCACCGGGATGCGCTGACGCTCACTGGCTGCCTCCCGGAAAGGAGAATGTGCAGATCAGCGCGAGTGGCACGCTTGTTATTCGAGCGTTGACCCCTTCAAACGCAGGAAGGTACGAGTGCTGGTTAAAAGGCAATGCGAGTCTCAACGTTAGAGCGGCAGATGCGAagtccgtcgtcgagataTTACCAATAGGTAAAGTggcattgtttttttcacgTTGATTTGTTATTGATGTATCGTGCAGATCGACCCAAGCCACTCGATAGttgcacgacgacgcgtaATAGTAGTTTGTGCGACAATACCATTGTGACCTGCAGCATACCCTTGGAAGCGATTTCTCCTGTTCGCACCGTCCGGCTCGTCTGCGACGATGGGTACGAGAAAGATATGGCCATCGAACGGGAACAGGGTGGGTAAAAGTATAATATTAatattgaaaaatcaataactttcttttcaattttatttttgcagTCATCGTAGCTGTTGCCGTAGAAACCGTTGCTGGCGAAAGACGTTGTTGGATCTACAGTGAAAACTCCGTCGGTGCTAGCAACTACAGCAAGGTCACCATTCCCGCTCATCGTTGCAATGTTTCAGGTTCGCAACTTTCACTGTGAACATTTCAGACTCACCTCTTATGCTGTAGGTACGGAAAAACTGTCCCTAGTTACGGAAATTCCcactaaagaaaacaacagCAAGGGCAACGTCAATACCGTTTTAATTTCCACCGTTCCCGCAGTCGTCGGGGGCCTCGTCGGGGCGGGGCTCATCGTTCTCGTTGGGATAGCactacgtcgtcgttttcataACGAGGATGGTGAccgcgacgcgtcgtcgaagcaaTCCACCACTGAAGATGGCGATCATAGCGCGTCGACAGATCAAACCGTCGTTGAGGAAAAAGGTGCTGAAACGTCGGCAGAAGGGCCCACTGGCAATGATGAGGATTGGAGAGGCGGCGCAGCGATGGAGCAACCTCAAGATCAAGGAGGAGGTGCCTCGACAAACGAGAATTTGATATTCGAACTGATGGAAATGCACGAAGATGACAACCAGGCGAACAGAGCGGGCAACGCCACAGAACCAGGATCGGTATTAATTATTACTAGCACAATTAATGCGCAGTTATTGTATTCTGCCCTTACTCGCAGGCCAATGATGGGAGTGCTCAAAGAAATGAGAGCTGAGCTCAGTGTGAAGCTTCGTGCCACACTAACAGTTACTCCCTACTAGGCTAGTTTAGTATTTAGCCCTCACCTAGTGTTAGCATTCTAGCCTTCACTAGCCTTCACCTTATTATAGCACAGCCTATAGGTGATTGTCTCTTCTCGGAGAGATAGTCAGCACTGCACAACCTACTTATCTTATCCACGTATTTTTACCTGCTATTTTTGTGTTAGAGGCTTTTTGTATGTATTAAATTTTCGTCTGTGGCAGTTTCTCTAAAGTCCAGTATCGTAGAGGAAGTCAGTTGAGCCAGGGATACTAGACTGGTATGGTATCCCTTGACGTTACACTTAGGAATTATACTTTACCGCATTCGCACAGATCTCTTCTCCTCAGGCAAATGTGCCGTACAGGTCGGCCGGTCGTACATTCAATGCCCCGGATTAAACTTGTTGATATTCTGAAGCAAACAACGAATTTTCGTGAAAGACGACATCTTTTACTTCTCGCACCGGCGCAGCGAAGTGCATACAGGTCTCGCCTTTGACCTGAGCAGCTGTTGCCTCGTAAGGGTCCCCGATGCACCCGTGTTCCCGCGCTAGAGGGCATTGCAGAGTAACCAAAAGTGAGCTACGGTGTCTTTCTTATGTAGAAATTAGCGGCAATCGACTTTCCGGAGCAACTGGTTCGTTAGATTTCTCTAGCTAATCAGGAGCCAAACGCCTCTACAGATTGCCATAATTCCATTCGGATTTGCAAAGCGAGCGCAGTTCAAAACTATACAAGGTAATAGTCTAAATTAGTAGAACACGCAGGGACACTCATAGTAGGCATGCGGTCACACATTTGAAGTAGCTATTAGAAGAGCACATGCTGGAGCAAAATGAACCGACTTCTAAAATATTTCCTTCAATTGATTTGGCAGACCGGTTACGGGGCTCTTGTTACTGCCGTGTCTCTCCTGGTCGCACTGTCTGCATACGTAAACGGCCACAAACTCGTTTACGGGATCGAGGCACTCCCGTTTCAGTGCATACTTTGGTTCGCGATGGTCTAGACTCTTGTGGCAGATGTAGCACTGAAAACAACAAACATACCGCCGTAATATTCTATGCATATACTATATGTGTATATGCATATGTATACATGCTTACCCATTCTTGCCAAGGCGTTCGAAATGGATCATTgaaagaaattgtttttATAAATTCGTCATAGGTTCTATACTGCACGCGAATACATAATGGTTTGTCGTTCCCTATTGCTGCACCGCCAGGTGTCTTACCTTTCGCTCGACATTTGTCATGTAACTAGAGAGAGTCGTCGGAAGGCGGCGTCAAGACCGGCGAACTAGACGGCGTTCTCTGCGTATTAGTTAGAAGAACATATACGCACACGTACAAGTTACGTCACATCAACACGCTTCAGTCACAATCAACATACAAAACTTGAAAGAGCACGGCAAGAACAGAAACTTGAATAGTTGCAATAACGACGAAGCTTCTTCAGTTTCTAACAGCGGACTAGCTAGACGATTTGATCCTTGTAGCCAAATCCAAAACTTCCTTGAAAAACGACTTAGTAGGCGGGTTTTCAGCGTTTGGATGACCGTCGTTCAGCATGGCATACTGACTGAGATCGAGAAGCGACGACTTCAGGCTTTCTTCAACAGTCTCGACCTTCGTACGAATGCCTTTGAAATCCTTCGCGTCAGCTATAGGTTTGAGAATATCCAACCCAAGCTGAAAATAAGATTGAGCACATTTGCACACCGCATGCCTTTCGTCATTTATGTCATTACGTAGCCACTCCTCGCACAATTGCCCTAGATTAAGACAAGCCTTCCCAACCTTTTGGTGCGAACCGCTAGCGATTGCTAAATGACATTCCAGGCAGCATCGAATTGCTTGGAACCCCTTCTTCAAAACATcctcgatttcttctcgtttcgaCTCTTCAGCTATCtgaagaatttcaatttcttctcgtcgaagccgaGCGACGGAACGGTTTCCCCAAGCGTAGTAGCGATGAGAGGAAGGCAAGCCGCGAACTGCCTCTAAGCACTTGTCTAGCTCCTCGCGGAATTCGATGAGGCATGAAGGCGAATTCGCTGCCTTTTCTTTTAAATCAAGAGCTTTTGAAACATGGCTGTAGGCTTGATATAACTTTAGACGAGGTGATTCTGGCGGCTTCTCTTTAGATGATTTAGTAGCGCCTTGACTGCTTGACTTCTCTATAAATGTAATAGCTCTTTTGTAACTTTCGTGCGCCAAAGTGTACTTCTTTTGTCCCAATTGAGCGCGAGCGATATTTGCTAGCAAGGCGGAGCGACTGACATCACTGACAGGCAAAGCGTGACGAGGCTGCTTCTGGACTTCAGTCAGTAGCACCATTGCGCGTTCGAAGTCTCGGCCGTCCATCAGAATTTCGGCCTCGACCTCCTTCATTTGACTCAGGCACTTCTCGACGTTAGATCTTTTCTCCCCCTGGCGCCTTTCTTTTAAGATGTCATTTAAAATAGCCTTTCCGTCTTCAACGTCTTTCAAGGCTTCCGGCAAGAAGCCTAGACGACGATGTACAGTGGCAAGATACATATACGCTTTAGCTTGTTGTAGTTCTGTCGTTCTTTCCGACTCCTGCAGACACTGTGACAGTAGATCCCGCGCTTCCGAACTTCCTCCCAGAAGAGATTTCATGTAACCGCAGCGAAGAACGAGCTCGGCGTCAAAGAGATTCTGCTCTTGCATGTATTCCACACACCGAATGGCGTGTGGATACAGAGCACTGCAGAAATTCCAGTCACTCTGGGACTTTTCCAATGCGGATGTCAATATTTTGCAGAGCGACTGCAAGGtagcaatttttccttcccTTTTTTGTCGCTCTCGGAATTCTGCTGCGATTTCCGTGTGAACGCTCAACGACTGCCTGTCATCTGTGTACGTAAGAAGTCCATAAGCCTCAAGTCGATTTGCCATAATAATCACGTTCACTTTTGATTCTCGagctcgtttttctctttcttcgatGTTATCAACGTAGTCTCGGTCACTGCTGAAGCCTATATCGCTGAATTCAAACAGGCGTAAGGGGATCAATGCCACATCGCAATATCCTAGGTGATTCATGAGATCCGTGAGTAAAGGCAATCCGGACACGAGAGTATTTAGAAGGTCTCTGTGGGAAGCCGATCGAAATCGCGTGTCGTCAAACGTTCCAAAGCATTTATGCTGATAAGAAGTGAAGCTCAGGTTCTCGCTACGCAAAAAGGAAATGATGACGGTCATATACAGAGGATGCCCGTTTACAGTTCTCGCAATCATGCGCGCAGCTTTCGCTTCCGCCTCGGTTAGGAAAACGTCGCAGTTTTTGCAAAGAGCACATGtaacgtcgtctttgcttAATTCTCTGAGCTCCTCCATCTCGCAGTCGGGTATTAGTAAAGACAGAGAGTCCGGCAAGGCATCTGCTTTAGTTGCTGTTATAAGAAGATGCATTGTGCCTTTGTCTATCTTCGGAGGGAAGTCAGGCATTTCGTCAAAAGTCTTCTTGTCAGTGAGCCCGTCAAtaacgacgagaagcggcCCTTCCGCTTTTTTGGCGATCTCCTTTATCCACTTTCGAGCTTCCTCTAGCtgttcaagaagaagaacgtttTGAGCTTTGGCCTTGTTCGGCGAGGACAGACAGCTATTAGCAACACACAGTTGCAAGGACTCGGGACTAGACGCATTGAGCCACAGCAGAGTGCCGTAGTTGATTTTGACTCGATCGACAACGCAGTGAGCCAAGGACGTTTTTCCCATTCCTCTGAAGCCGTGGATGACAACAGAGCCGCGTTCTTGTAAGAGTTCCTGCACTCGTTTTATTTGCTCTTCCCTACCAACAATGTGTCCTGTTTCAAACTTAGGCCGCCCAATCTCTTTGCAGTCTGAAAAAGCCGTTTTGAGATGCGCTAGAGTAACGGAACCCAAAGGTAAATCGAAAGAACCTAAAGAAACATTATTTTTGAACAAAGACAATCATTCTCTTACTGTGGCCAAGAGCTTCGCGAAACGCGTCAGAAGCACCGCCTTCCTGCAGCTCGGCAAAATAAGCGCTCaggtctttttctttatgcttgaaaaaatcgtcgtaaTACGAATTGCCGCCACCGTGGCGATCTTGACTCTTCTTCGATGTTGTCAGCTTATCTCGAAGGTGCCGCCAAACTGCAGGCGGCAGATCGTCAACGGTTTTGATTCCTTTGTGACTGAAAAATTCGGCGGCAATTTTCTCGTCCTTCTTTGGAGTACAAAACACTGCACAAAGACGATCTTATTTCCCTAGTTGCCCTATAGCAACTATACTACATAGCTAGTTTTCCAGCACAGAGAGCTAATGCGCATCGTGCAGTCTAATATATCGCGCGGCCCTCGAAGTGACTGCATGTGGTTTTACGCACTCCTACCTTTTTTGTCACCGTCCGGTACTTCAAGTTGCAGACCTTCGGGAACGTCAATTTTGAGCACAAAAAGAGTTCTTAGGACGTCGACAGCGCATAGTCCTCCTGATTTAAACTTTGACGTACTGCGGAGTAGGCGAGAAATCGCTATCGTGAGCAGGTTTTGATCTCTCTGCTTCTTTGCGTTTTCCTGCTCGCGTTCGATCATGAATCTGATCGCGTCCACCGTGAAGCCGAGTCGCTCAGCAGCGCAAATCCAACTATCGCTTTCAGAGCGGTGAAAATGCTCTACTTCCGACATCGAAACTGAAGGGGGCTACACGGGAACGCCCGGGAACGCCCTGAGTAAACAACCGGGATTTCGCTGTCTTCAAACCGTGGGAAAGCAATGAAGGAAACACCAACGCCTGTTCTGTCCACTGTCTACGTTAAAGAAGAGCCTAAACGTTACATATCAAGAGTTCTATTTCGGTATTTCGACGTCTCCGTCGCATTCAGTCTTCCTAAGGTTCCACGCGTGCACGTAAACGGCATTATTTTTGCCTTCGCTGTTGgggtttttcttcgttgttcACTACAAAGGGTTCGATCAACCCTAAATCTACTGCAAACGGCCTTCTACGGCTTGGGAGACTTAGGAATACGCGAACCGGAAAAGGGGATCCTTTGTAGCTACTAACGTCTCTGTTTCTTAGCTTTCATAGGCGAGGGGAAGCCAGCTCAACTCATGCAACAGCACTGACCTTCTTTGCGCAGCTGGATGAGACACGCTAAGGTAAATCGTTTGCATGCTTTCTCTACTCATTGAGACGCTAACGCTAAGAAATTGAACAGAGGTCACAGTCTCGTTGTGCGCGTTTGCATTTCTGTAGCAAGAGTAGTCAAATCTTCAACAGCTAAAGATTAATTATGATCGTTATTTCTTATTTCTTATTAGGTGCCGGAATGTTCTGGAAGgttcgcgtcgacgtggGTACAGTGCAACGTCCAATTGCCGTCTTTGCCCTAATCTAATTACTCTACTAACACAAACGTCATCAATCTACACTGaacagagccgtatatagagagagcTGCGACATCATTGCGCACGCTAGCCCATCACGTGGTATTTTGAACGCCATTTTGTGTCCAACTGTTCTTGCTTAGAACATCGATAGGCACAGCAGAAAGACAGACTTTGTTTTTGAAACAAAACGGAGCAGTAGGATTATCGTAAAcgagagaaattgaagaccGCGCGCTAGAGAGTTGGACACAACTGACACTGAATGCGGCTGGAAAAAAAGTTCTCGTTCTGCACACACAATGGTAACGTCCAGTCAATCAACACCGCTGGCTCAAAAACGGTAAACGGAACCTTCCTGATGCATTCGCGCGGCATCATAGCATGTTCGCCGATGCGCAATTAGGCGACTAATCGCGCATAGTTACGCGCGAATCTCTTCGCTATTTAGAAAATGTACACTGCATGAAGCAAAATGCGCGGACGCTTCATTCTGGCGTAAGCTGGCCGGTCACGCCCATAAAATCCCCAGTCCCCATATTACTAATGCTTTAGTGCTTTTCGTTGACTAATCAGTCCAATTcgcgttgaattttttcacagAAGTGACCGTCTTTGTATTTCTTTAGACTCGACTAAACGACGCCAGGAAATACGGACTTGTATATCTCACTCTTTTAGCGGCTTCAACTCATGGTAAGCTTTGCTTCAAATTATTAGAAAACCCAAACTGATCTGAGCACGTGCAGGTCGCCCTATGTCTAATAAACATTCTCTTCCGGTTAACGTGGTCAGTCGCGACACCTACTATGAGCCTCGAGATAACACCAATTATTACGCACAATTATCGTGCAACTATACGGGAGTCAGCATAGGGTCGTGTGCCGCCTCAAACGTCACGTGGATCGTTCTAAAGGATCACGAAGAGTTGATGATCGACGGTAAGAGAGCAGCGAACAACTCGGGCCCACCAGCTACGTTCGTCGTTCCGGAGCCGGGCTGCGTTCAACACCTTAACGTCGCAGTTGCACCCGGCCAAGGATCATCGTATCTCTACGCGTGCCGAATCACCGACATCACTGGGGTCGACTATGACAGTCAAACCGTGTCTCTCAAAAATTATAGTAAGGCTCTGAGTTCTTTGATGGCAATGTTACGATACGAAGGCTCACGTTAATTTAGTCCAACTTAAAGGAAAGAGAGTTTTTAAAGCGTTGCCCGTTGGGTCGGACATCGAGATCGTCTGTCCGTCCGAGAACGACACGCCACCGGGATGCGCTGACGCTCACTGGCGACTTCCCGCAAAGGAGAATGTGCAGATCAGCGCGAGTGGCACGCTTGTTATTCGAGCGTTGACCCCTTCGAATGCGGGAAGGTACGAATGCTGGTTAAAAGGCAATGCCAGTCTCAACGTTAGAGCGGCACATGCGGAATCCATCGTTGAGATATTACCAATAGGTAAAGCGGGATCGTTTCGTCACGTTGGCTTTTGTCATTGATGGATCGTACAGATCGACCTAAGCCACTCGATAgttgcacgacgacgacgacgacgacgacgcgtaaTAGTAGTCTGTGCAACGATACCATTGTGACCTGCAGCATACCTTTGGAATCAATTTCTCCTGTTCACACCGTCCGGCTCGTCTGCGACGATGGGTACGAGAAAGATATAGCCATCGAACCGGAACAGGGTAAAGtataattttgaaaaatcaataacgttcttttcaatttcatttttgcagtcgtcgtcgcagtttCCGTAGAAACCGTTGCTGGCGAAAGACGTTGTTGGATCTACAGTGAAAACTCCGTCGGTGCCAGCAACTACAGCAAGGTCACCATTTCCGCTCATCGTTGCAATG
This window contains:
- the LOC136194354 gene encoding uncharacterized protein isoform X1, giving the protein MHLATVDRRLGCLPDALKDVEEGKAILNDILKERQTKGEKRSDVEKCLSQMKQVEAEILMDGREFERALVLLTEVQKQLRHAFPVSDANHAALLANIARAQLGQKNYTKAHESYKEAIRLMTKSHEGSQSAIKPFKEKSPDSPRLMLYQAYSHVSKALASKKKAENSLSCLKEFREELDKCLDAVRGLPSSHRYCAWGNRSVARLRREEIEILKKAENPNRKEIEVALRNGFQVIRSCLECHLAIASGLHQKVGKACLNVGQLCVEWLQNTQTDERRMERRVVCQCAQSYFQLGLKILKPIADVDNFEGLRSKVEAVEEDLKLPLLDPTDRQYAKSNDADPATKLFKNFLELVSKIESSG
- the LOC136194354 gene encoding uncharacterized protein isoform X2, translated to MSEAEDRPESGSGSDSWSRAAERLGFTVGAIRFMIEREQENQKHQRADFPERAFPELLWRAFYGLLDNASKFKSGGLSAVDVLRTLSVLKIEVQSLQVPADGKEVFSTPQTDNLKEIATVFFRLKGIKTVDDLPSAVWRHLRDKLTKSKKNQVCHGNGDAYYDDIFTLKEEDLIAYFDQLQERGVSNAFREALGHSSFDLPSGSVTLDHLRTALSDCEEFGRPKFETGHVVGREEQIKRVQELLQERKSVVIHGFR
- the LOC136194353 gene encoding uncharacterized protein, which codes for MVGHNVSSAGSRTTRLTGKYSRFQFVPVYLAFLATSTRGYPTSNIHSLPVNVISQDTYYEPQDNTNYYAKLSCNYTGVGSGPCAVANVTWIVLKDHEELTIDGRRAANNSGPPATFVVPEPGCVQHLKVAITPGQGSSYLYACRITDIAGVDYDSQTVSLKNYIQLKGKRVSKAVPVGSDFEIVCPSENDKPPGCADAHWLPPGKENVQISASGTLVIRALTPSNAGRYECWLKGNASLNVRAADAKSVVEILPIDRPKPLDSCTTTRNSSLCDNTIVTCSIPLEAISPVRTVRLVCDDGYEKDMAIEREQVIVAVAVETVAGERRCWIYSENSVGASNYSKVTIPAHRCNVSGTEKLSLVTEIPTKENNSKGNVNTVLISTVPAVVGGLVGAGLIVLVGIALRRRFHNEDGDRDASSKQSTTEDGDHSASTDQTVVEEKGAETSAEGPTGNDEDWRGGAAMEQPQDQGGGASTNENLIFELMEMHEDDNQANRAGNATEPGSANDGSAQRNES
- the LOC136194357 gene encoding uncharacterized protein; its protein translation is MSEVEHFHRSESDSWICAAERLGFTVDAIRFMIEREQENAKKQRDQNLLTIAISRLLRSTSKFKSGGLCAVDVLRTLFVLKIDVPEGLQLEVPDGDKKVFCTPKKDEKIAAEFFSHKGIKTVDDLPPAVWRHLRDKLTTSKKSQDRHGGGNSYYDDFFKHKEKDLSAYFAELQEGGASDAFREALGHSSFDLPLGSVTLAHLKTAFSDCKEIGRPKFETGHIVGREEQIKRVQELLQERGSVVIHGFRGMGKTSLAHCVVDRVKINYGTLLWLNASSPESLQLCVANSCLSSPNKAKAQNVLLLEQLEEARKWIKEIAKKAEGPLLVVIDGLTDKKTFDEMPDFPPKIDKGTMHLLITATKADALPDSLSLLIPDCEMEELRELSKDDVTCALCKNCDVFLTEAEAKAARMIARTVNGHPLYMTVIISFLRSENLSFTSYQHKCFGTFDDTRFRSASHRDLLNTLVSGLPLLTDLMNHLGYCDVALIPLRLFEFSDIGFSSDRDYVDNIEEREKRARESKVNVIIMANRLEAYGLLTYTDDRQSLSVHTEIAAEFRERQKREGKIATLQSLCKILTSALEKSQSDWNFCSALYPHAIRCVEYMQEQNLFDAELVLRCGYMKSLLGGSSEARDLLSQCLQESERTTELQQAKAYMYLATVHRRLGFLPEALKDVEDGKAILNDILKERRQGEKRSNVEKCLSQMKEVEAEILMDGRDFERAMVLLTEVQKQPRHALPVSDVSRSALLANIARAQLGQKKYTLAHESYKRAITFIEKSSSQGATKSSKEKPPESPRLKLYQAYSHVSKALDLKEKAANSPSCLIEFREELDKCLEAVRGLPSSHRYYAWGNRSVARLRREEIEILQIAEESKREEIEDVLKKGFQAIRCCLECHLAIASGSHQKVGKACLNLGQLCEEWLRNDINDERHAVCKCAQSYFQLGLDILKPIADAKDFKGIRTKVETVEESLKSSLLDLSQYAMLNDGHPNAENPPTKSFFKEVLDLATRIKSSS